From Danio rerio strain Tuebingen ecotype United States chromosome 2, GRCz12tu, whole genome shotgun sequence:
gaaattgtctatagtgtatgtgtgtgaatgagtataccTATGAGTGGTATACTATGGGTGCACCTATGggtgttcccagagatgggttgcaactgaaagggcatccgctgcgtaaaacatatgctggataagttggcggttcattctgctgtggcgaccccagattaataaagggactaagtcgaaatggaaattaataaatgaacagacaaatccaaatgcccaacgcaACTGAGCTGCAttccagaccagttcagctcgatgacgtaaaatgtctccgacaccgcctgttgtcccatttagcaacttgatagcaaccgtctttttaaagaagcataacctaTTTAAAACATCAAGAGTAAGATGTAACTGACATTTTTTATCTTGTAGAATAAAACGTGacagtatcttgagtttgtgtttttgccacaaacctttttaaacaatttaaccaaaaccattaaaaaaaaaaacattgattttgggacgagggaactggaactgctaaaatgctaacttgcTTCCAggtttttacaaataaattaacatcATAGTTCCTCCTCTCTATTGCTCTTGAACTTTTTGAACAATTCTTTctagttcttgaatctgattgttTGAGAGCTGGGATTATCAACATTGTTCTAGACTCTTTGATTGCCAAGCAGATGCATAAACTTATTATATTTTGACAAACACTGTATATAATGAACCACGTAATGGATTTTTGAGTGATTTGAGGTTGTAATTTATACATTAGAAATGTTACAGAAGCATTTTGATCTGCTTCAAAAAACATCTGCTAATGCCCTGGTGGTGTATGGGTTAGTTTTACAAAGGATTTATGCACTTTGGAATTTTAAAAAAGTTGGCCCCTACCCAACACCATTATACATTATACCATGGAAGcgccagaataaaaaaattaaattaatttgactgTGTTTGTCTGAAAGAAGGAAGTCAAGTACAATAAGAATGGCTGGAGGGGGGGTGAGTAAATTATAgagtaatttacatttttgggtgaactattcctttaagcccTTATATTTAGGAATTCGCCAAAGGAAACTTTTCTTTCCTCAGCAGACAATTATAACCTATACAGAAAATAAGGTAAACCACATCTCTCTCTTATACTGTATTATTGTATGTAGTTATATTGTATAGTAATTtagtgtttgctttttgttttaatggaCTAAATGTTGGTGAATTCATGGATGCGGACAAGACAGAACTctgtgatttattgattgatctgTTGATTTTGAACAGAAGTTGGTTTATTAAttgctgttgtataaatgcaatatcacacaagcAGCACTGCAATATGGTTGTATATCAGCTCTGCTGTAATTACCTACAAACAAATCACAACTGTGCTGCCTATACATCCATATCTCATAATGAAGCAGAACTATTTTactattttgtcagtttagtggctgtgGAGAGTGCAAAGACCCATGGGAATGGAATGAGGCCGTGCTTGAGTGAGCGGTGCTTGAGAAGCAGCCGAATGAAcggtctctcttttttttatcagtttttctCCTTTCCTCTCGCCTTATTTCCCAGGATCTCGGGAGTGTAGGAATTCATAGCAAGTGGGCAAGGCTGAGAGCCGTTGGAATGGAATGAGGCTGGTGTGCAGCGCAGGTGCTTCTCATTGTCACTCAATCAGGAGCGGAGCAGGAGACAAGAAGTGTCGCCAGCCGGAAGAACCATCTCTGGACACCAGAAGACGGACAGGTAGATGGATTCCTTCACAGGTCTCCCAGCTTGGCGTCGGATCTCTCAGCTGGGTGAGGACTGAATGACAATGAGTCTGGAGAACCAACCCCCATTATTTTCCTTCTCTCCCCTCTCTCTGTCTCCCCTCTCTCTGTCTTCTGTCTcttttctctttatttatctTCTTTCCTCTCGTCCCATTTCTCCAGGTCTCACAGCTGTGAGAAACTCATGGTGACTGGGTGGGACAGAGAGCTATAGGAACAAAATAAGGCCAGTGCTTGAGTGACAATGAGAAGCACGGGGGAGTCACTGCTGTCTGTCAGGATGCCGAAGCCTGCAGCTGTCCACCAAAGCAGGAGCGTAGCAGGAGACAAGAAATGCCGCCAGCCGGAAGAACCAgatgggtggatagattcctTCACAGGTCTCCCATCACATCATTAGATCTCTCAACTGGTTGAGGACAGAGTGGCAATGTGTTTGGAGTACCAAACCTAATTTTTCCCTCTCTCTGTTGCTTCTGTCTCTTCTCTTTTTTTCCATCACCTTTCCTCTGGCCCCTTTTCCCAGGTCTCACAAGTGTGGGAACTAATAGTGAGTAAGCAAGGCAAAGAGCTGCAGAAACGAAACGAAGGTCAGGCCTTGAGTGACAATGAAAAGCATCTGCACACCGGTCTCGAGTCCTACGGGGGAGCTCTGCACTATAAAAGAAGGAGAGACAGCAGAGGAAGACAAGAGAGGACCAGACCTGGACACTtcatgttttacttttgctttcagtttgatggCAGACTTTGTAAAAAGCtgcaatttgtttgttttattttttttaattaatagattatttaaaagtttattagTTCTCCACTTCCTTCTTGCCATTGGCCAGATGGCCATCTAACTGTGTTACAGTGGTGCTGAAACCTGGAAGAAGGAGGGACATGTTGTCCAGATGCCCTTGCTGCTGAGAGGGAGGGAATTAACCCTAAGTGGAGGAGAAAGCTGTTCTTCTACCCCAGAGTGTGGCCAGAGGCTGGCAAGGAAAAAGTCTGCCTGCTGCTGGCTCCGagcatgggggggggggggtgtggtTCCCACCAAAGAACTGTAAGGAGCCATCCCAGAAAGGCCGGGGAATCACCGCTGTCTGCTTGGATGCTAAAGCCTGCTTCCATCAAACAGAATGGGAACAGAGCAGGAGACAAGATGTGTCATTAGCCGAAAGATCCGTCGCTGGACACTAGAAgacggatgggtggatggattccttcacagggctcccagcacgtcgtcGGATCTCTCAGCTGTTTGAGGGCCGAGTGGCAATGTGCCTGGAGAACCGAActccaattttttttcttgtcctCTCTCTTCTCTCTATGTTGTTTCTGTCTATCCTCTTTTTTCCATCTCCTTTCCTCTTGGCCTGTTTTCCAGGTCTCGCGGGTGTGGGAACTCGTGATGAATGGGCGGGGCCAAGAGCCATGGGAATGAAATAAGGCTGGTGTGCGACACAGGTGCTTCTCATTGCCTCAAGAAGTGTCGACAGCCAGAACAACCATCGCCGGACACCAGAAGATTGATAGGTAGATAGATTGCTTCACAGGGCTCCCTGCTGGACATTAGATCTCTCAGCTGGTTGAGGACCAAGTGGCAACATGTCTGGAGAACACCTCTATCTGTCTTGTCTCTCCTCTTTTTTTTACCCCTCCCTTTCTCTCGCCCTATTAACAGGTATCGCAGGTGTGGGAACACGTGGTGAGTGGGCGGGGCAGAGATTCATGGGAACGAAATGAGGCCAGTGCTTGTGTGACAATGAGAAGCACCTGCACAGCACACCGGTCTTAAGTCTCACGGAGaagctctggactataaaagTAGGAGGAGAGACAGCCGTGGAAGACCAGGAAGGCCTGGACACtttatgttttacttttgcttaatttatttgatttattgatttatttttttcataaataaattatttaaaagtttgtTGGTTCCTGATGGCCAGAAGGCCATCTAACTTTGTCACAGTGACTAATTCACATGCATTCATACAATTTTAgtcatataaaatgtaaaatttttaaaaggagcCATGCACCCAAACCCCAGCCATAGACCCAACCATCACTAGATTAGCCactaatcaaaaagttacgaattggcatGAGATGGCATTGGCCATATCACAGTGCTACTTCTGTGATATCATATTGAATAATTGATGCACCATACCTCAAAATTAACATCAGAACAACATTTGCAGTCACAAAACGGTCCCAAAATCTTCAGAACTGGTTCTTTTCTCTCATTATGAATGATAAACTTTGGCAGATAAGGATGCCAGCTTTGTGTAACATAACCAAGAGGGCTGCCTGAAGGGCTATGAACCTCCAGCTGAAATATATAAGACATTATTAACAcagtaaaacagaaaaaataggtaattattacaattttgatATATGGGTGCAAAGCACAAGAATCAAAACATGCATAGTGGTGTTTTGTAATGTACCTCTTGAAGACAGCAAGGGAAGAAGCAACTACTGCACTTAAGGGGACGAGATAAAGTCATCACTTCCTGTCCCATGTTATCCTGGATATGTAGCAGGAAGGAACGCACAGATCCACAAAACATACGACTGCAAAAATGGCTCTCCTCAGCGGCAAAAAACACCTGCTGCCCTAAACTGTTTTTCACCACATATTGATTATTGGTCTCCCATCCCATGAGTACTGTAAGGGAAAGAGAACATCTGTGTTCATATACCAAGAATTAAAAGGTGTTTCTTCCGCAATCAGTGAACAAAGATTACCTTCCATTAGTTCCACTTTCTGATGAACTAGAAGCTGGTCAACCTGTGATAAGCAGGGTGTATTGTTATATCTTGAAATATAGTgggtttgtttttatgtttacataGAGTGGAGAACAAAATAAACTCTATACAGGCTATTGATTTCATTGACTCTAGTAAATCTGCAACAACCAGACATTTCCAATCAGGTTTAAATCGGGACTCTAGACAACCCATCTGATTATTTTAGTGTTTTCAACTTCATGGAACTGCAAATCTGTTTTGCTGTTTGACCGGGGGTTCATTTTCCTGTATAaacatcccacatagcaaaaattctctggcccagctctggcccacacaatcaggttttgcttggcccacatgccgcagtgaattacggtacatgactggaccaaatctggcttccagacaagggccaaacatggaccatacctgggtcaagtctcagccaagttaataactcataactgggcctgaactgggccagataggttggtgtgtcacgattgcaatgaaattgataaacccatggagtgatgcgctttaggcacactatgggcacgctttttctcaaagtgacctgattggtagaattttttttctttactcaaaaatgattttagtgtattttaaatgtgggtcaagactggccaaactcaaatggcccacttattaaatttttaaatctgggccaaatactacgtttttcatctggcccaaatcttgtgtgctgccttaaagacggtgccacctctgccaaacccgggccatgtttggcccacatgaagtatgccagtgccggatgaatgcctgctgtgccagctttatgccaaatctgggccagaattctttgctactagggatggCTTGTTGCATGGTGAACACAGGGAGGGAACTGCAATTTGTTGAAGAAGCTTATGATAAACAGTTGCATTCACTCTGCCGATGAAAGGTTTGGTTACTAAACTGTGGGCTGTTCAAATTTTTATGTTGAACCAGTCGGACATTGAGATCCTCTGCATTATCATGTCCTCTCAAGCATTTGTCTTTCATCGAAGACCAGTCTTTCTGTGGGATTTAAATGAGTTAGTGACATTGTATAGATGCAATTTTCCATAAATCAAATCAAAGATGACTCATCTGGACAACCTGCTATCGGagtctttcattcattttagaaCATCGCCCATCTTGCAAATCAGTGAAAACTGTAAGGTTAGTAGACCAGTTGAACAGGATTTGTGAGTTTTTAATCACCAGGTCCTTGATTAGCATCAGTGACTTTGAGGTATTTAAaggagaagggtctggctgcagactacTTGTAATGTTTTAATGTGCACACCAAACCCTCTCCCTAACcttacccctcacagtgacgtcactagctctgTTGAGTGCATGTGTCTAGGGCCttgtttacaagtttaaaagttttacttttaaaacgcataagttttgccacGGTTATGCTTTCAGTCTACACTGGTTTTTGAGaacgttttggaaacgctgaggAGGccgttttttgttttaaaatgtttttgcttcATGTCAGTGTGGATaagggaaaatggagacatctgaaaaaaatctgaaaaaagtcGTGGctgcaaggcaaggcaaactttatttatagagcacagcTTTTtacaaccgtagttgatccaaagttCTTTACAAtgagataaaatatttaataaaataaaataaaataaaacttgtattaaaaatgtaagaaaaggaaattgatggatggatcgaCAAAAGAAACTGATCATGGGACCTTAATGGTCTACAAGCTGTATATGACCTAATAAGCTTGCTGACATTTATATGTTATTTGCTTTATATGTCAAAAGAAAGATTTTAAAATCATCTCTGAAATTTTAAGGAAGCCAGTGCAATGAGGCGAGGACAGGGGAGATATGATCTTTTTTCTtaggctccgtttacactaatgcgttttagtttgaaaatgcataagttttgctacggttgcgccatccgtccacactacgccggaattctcgagcgccgaaaacggagcgttttgaaaacgctatagaggccgttttcattctaaaatgctgctgtcTGTTTTAAATCAATGTTCGTTTTTATTTGTATGTAGtatataataatgcattattttctCACAAT
This genomic window contains:
- the si:ch211-71m22.5 gene encoding phospholipid scramblase 1-like, which produces MFLQGQTEGVNAPGVNVPMPPVYTIGHPPGVNEVYTTPPTGYVAPQVPAVMPVLDRPMGCPVGLEYLTQVDQLLVHQKVELMEVLMGWETNNQYVVKNSLGQQVFFAAEESHFCSRMFCGSVRSFLLHIQDNMGQEVMTLSRPLKCSSCFFPCCLQELEVHSPSGSPLGYVTQSWHPYLPKFIIHNERKEPVLKILGPFCDCKCCSDVNFEVMSLDESSVIGRISKQWSGFEAEAFTDADNFGLQFPMDLDVKIKAVILGACFLIDFMFFEHTQKQE